TGCTGTGGACTCCGTTTTCAGTAGAAATACATAGATTGAAGTGACAGTGACAGCAGCACAGTGGTTCTCCAGGCTGAGATTCTAGGTGGGTCTCAAGGAGTTAGGGACCCAAAGCCCTTTTGAAATGGGAGATGGACTCTTAACTCTGTTAGGTCACTTGGAAAATCCTTTCCGCAGTGCTGAGATCATACAGTTCTCACTggtgcccagctcccctgcctctgGCCAAATCCTGACGTGCTCACAGTGGCTGAGCCAGCACTGTTGTGTTTGGCACCACAGGAGTTCTGCTCATTGCTAGGCGGTAGTCACTTCCTCTCACCATAAGTTGTGTCATGCCCTGAGGAGAGGGCCCTGCATGCAGTAGAGCTATCCAAGACAACTTGGGAAAGCTGGACACCATGTCCTGAGAACTAGCCCTCTCGGGATATATACTCATTGCAGTGAGTTTTGGGGACACTCATTTTAACAGGTCCCCTCCCTTTGGACTGCTCTGTGCAATCGGTGGCAGCAAAACAGCTGGTGCCCTGCAGGGCCACAAGCAGAGTCCTTCATCGGTGATCATTTGACAGACCCAATCCCAGAAATTGCCTCAGTTCTATGGGTGCCTTGGCAATCCACCAGCTGGGTCTGGACACTCCCTGTATCACAGCCAGGTTTAGTTCAGATAAGAGCTATAAAGCTATTCTTGCTGAAGTGTCCAGAGGTcactgctggggcctggctgttcATGAAAGGATAAtggacatgcaccagcccttgtaatctgagcagattccccaagcaatTTAGACAAAATACTGGTTAAGATTAAaccttaaaataagtttattaactacagaaagatagctaCCTAACATTTATGATCACTTAAACtctatctctgacctttatgcctaagaaaaaaaaataaaaacacattctaaatcctaaactctATCCCACTTAGTAAGATCTGAATCAAAAAGCTTTTCGCACACCACTGCATGTTGCAGCCAGGGTACAGTTCTTAACACACAAGATGAATTCCCTTCTCAGCCAGGGACCAACCTCCCCAGTTCAAAGCCTTTGTCTTTCCAGCATTCTTGTTGCCTCTGGAATaggtgtgggaggagagaggtggtctcATGATGCCGCTATCCCTTTTTTTATACTCTCAATTCATgtccctggaaaaatactggctgagacatgtcctggtgggccttgctgaATCACAGTGTTGAGCAGttcccattgtgtggtgcttgcacaCTGTCTGTTACAGATTTGTAAACATATTGTTTACAATTCCCCTGCTGGTCAATGCCTGGTAATGGTCATTTAACATCTGCCTGGGTGTGGGCCAGCTCCTATGTTGTCACTGGAGAACTTACAGTGGGCGACTCCCAAACTTTCAACACATTTCAATAACAACCATATAAAAAAATATCATAACGCCATATacaatgatatatatatatatattgacagaagaatgagtttcagcagatcatgacctttcatatgataccttacaaggcatgttttttaatgaaatataacaACCATATACAAAAGATGAATATGAAGGTTAAAGGatgctattttgaggtacagtgcATCACAGACTGATTGCTTCAACAATTCGACAGCTTTCAAAACCTCAGGCTAAATTATTATCTCAGAGTCTCTACATGTTTTTTTGGTGAAAGCTATATTTATTGACTGCTTTGCTCAGTgcttccttgacctctctgtttctcaggctatAGATGAGGGGGTTTACCAGGGGAGTTAGGACCGTGTAGCAAAAAGAGAGCACTTTCTTCAGATCTCTGAGTGCATCACGTTTTGGCAGCATGTGGACAGTAATTATGgttccatagaaaattgtcaccacagtgaggtgagaggagcaggtggaaaaggccttctgtctcccggtggtggaagggattctcaggatacTGTCAAGGATAAACACGTAGGACATCAGGGTTagtaggaatggaggcagggtgaATACACAGGCTAGTATGAAATCCACCAACATGCTCAGGTGagtgtcactgcaggagagttccATCAGTGGGATAGGATCACAATAGAAACGGTCAATTTCATTTGGGCCACAGAATATTAACTGTGATATGAATAATATTAAGACAGCACTGGCCAAACAGCCATTTAACCATGACCCAGCAGCCAACTGGAGGCGAAACTTGTTATTCATAAGAGTTGAATAGTGCAGGGGTTTACATATTGCTAAATACCTATCATAGGACATTGCTGCTAGGAGGTAGCATTCTGTAGCTGCCAGAGAGCAAGAGAAATACAGTTGTGTGATGCAGCCACTGAATGagatggttctgtccccagtcagcAGACTGGCCAGTAACCTGGGCAGGAAAGTCGAGGTGTAGCAGATCTCCAAGTAGGACAAGTTGCCCAgaaaaaagtacatgggggtgtgaaggtgctgatcagtgaCAACAAGTACCAGGATGAGAGTGTTCCCAGCTAAGGTTGCCatgtagatcactaggaacaGTAGAAAGAGAAGAATTTGCAGGTGAGGGAGATCCCCGAATCCCAGGAGGATTAATTGTGTGACGGTCGTTTGGTTTCTCCAATCTGTGTCCGCCATGGGTTGGGGCTAGGAACAAAAAAACAAGCTGGGCAATTGAATTGGAAGAACATAGCGTTAAAAGTTAATCAAGTCTTGTGAATTAATACCATAAATATTAAGTATATTCCCTTCCTTCTCCTGGTTACAGGCTGAAATTTTAAGGCTAAATGTAGGTTTCTGAGCAAAGTGCCACGAGTCTCAGTCCGAGGAAAGAACATTGATACCTATGTAGACCTCCCTCTGCCATACCAGAGCACTGACTAATATAACAGTCTATATCTCTGgtagagaattggtctgatctGTCATATCAGACCTTGGCTATCCATCATATCCCATCTTGTTAAATACCAGAGCTTAACAGTGATGCTTAAGTTCTATATTTCACTTCTGTCAATATCCAGAACCATGCCAGATCTTAGGAGTCAAAACCAATAAGTACGTCAACTAAAATCTTGGACTCAGATATTTCATTGAAGTCTAGTTTCCATATGTATTGATTTCTTGTTAGAAATAATGGTAATTAATCTAAGTATATGGAATGATGCGGCCTCTGGCCgtacactactgagagtatcaattcaggataaaattgctttgagcagggcagtTAGAGCCCAAAACTAGagttcctttactattaagggattccaaaccagccaaacagagaggactttggttaaactcactggctaaccataagtcacacaagAAATTCCATTGGACACTCcaatttcccagtatcaccaccaacATCACTCTTTATGAGGATgactggttatgaaaaccaatatcccaataaaagaagaaagattctcctgatcccaaaagaccaagccccagacccaggtcaatatacacaTCTGATCTTACCCataaatcacactgttgccaatcctttagaatctaaaatctaaaggtttattcataaaaagaaagaaatatagatgagagctaaaattggttaaatggaatcaattacatacagtaattgcgaaagttcttggttcagccTTTTAGAGGTGATGGAATAAACTGGAGATTCAAATCAAATCTCTGGAGTACATTCAcacttggatgggtcattcagtcctttgttcagaacttcagtttgtagcaaagttcctctagaggtaagaagcaggattgaagacaaaatggagatgatgcagctgccttttatagtccttttgccatgtggcttgtgcttCCTTTGTCTCAAATACATGCTACCCAGCacatggcatagaaaaaccttagagttctgtccataggcatgttcCTGTATGTCtttctgagtcacaaggtgtatctgccttctctaaATGGGTCAGTTGTACAGCTGATGGTCATTAATTGGTCATCAAGCACACCAGGCTGATTCAAATTGTGTGGTGTCTCACCCTGAAGCAtaacacaagtttgaaatacagatagtaTAGAgacaatacttataactttaaatacaaacatgatacatgcGAACAGGTAGCATAATCATAACATGCAAATCATAACTTcctcatagacaccttacttaaTCCTCTTTGTACAAGATATTGGTTGCAGTCTATACAGTCACAAGTtgtgtcaataacgtcacaacatATATGCTGGTATATTCAACATTTCAAAGCCCTATAGGAAAAGGAACAATTTTCATCACCTCATAAGAGATCAGTTTATGTTGTAAATTATGAAGTGGAGTAAATTCTCCCTTAGTTgctgtggtggtgatggtgacgTGGTCAGGGACTGGCAATGCCTTTTCTGTTTCCCGACGTTCACTATGTAGCAGTAATAAAATACAGCTCTTTGGGGGGTGGATCTTAGTAAGGGACCAAATCAAGCTGATGTGCAACCCGAACTGGGTAGTGACCCTCTGCACTCCATAATGAGTGTGGGATGATAATACAAGAAAGAGAACGGCACTGGAcggttggggaaaaaaagatgctGTCCCTGAACTCAGAGTCTAAAAACAATCTGGCATGTGTGATCCAGGCTAGTAACACTCTGTCACCAATCACCACCCCATTTGGGGACACACtaagccagatcctcaactggtgtaaatcaaggtaGCTCCATTTGTGTCAGTGGGGCAGATCCCCAACTGAGGACCTGTCACCAGACATGGATCTCAAGCTCCATCTCTATTAAA
The window above is part of the Chrysemys picta bellii isolate R12L10 chromosome 12, ASM1138683v2, whole genome shotgun sequence genome. Proteins encoded here:
- the LOC135974607 gene encoding olfactory receptor 6N1-like, which encodes MADTDWRNQTTVTQLILLGFGDLPHLQILLFLLFLVIYMATLAGNTLILVLVVTDQHLHTPMYFFLGNLSYLEICYTSTFLPRLLASLLTGDRTISFSGCITQLYFSCSLAATECYLLAAMSYDRYLAICKPLHYSTLMNNKFRLQLAAGSWLNGCLASAVLILFISQLIFCGPNEIDRFYCDPIPLMELSCSDTHLSMLVDFILACVFTLPPFLLTLMSYVFILDSILRIPSTTGRQKAFSTCSSHLTVVTIFYGTIITVHMLPKRDALRDLKKVLSFCYTVLTPLVNPLIYSLRNREVKEALSKAVNKYSFHQKNM